TATAGGAAAGCAGTATTTATACTTGCGCTTGCGCAGCCAAGAGCGGGTAGTGCGCGAGCTTGAGCTGAAGTATGAGGGCAAGTATAAAAATGCCGGACTCTCACTACTCTTCGACCTGCTGATGGCCCTAGCCGTGGTAGTCGTAGTAAGTGTAGTTGCAGCCATACTTTACTTCTTTGTCTCCTAAAACCAATTCATAATTCTTAATTCCTCATTCCTAATTAAAATGACCGCCATCCGTATTTTGCTTTCCGGCTACTTTCCGGAACTCACCGAAGACCAGCTGCAGAAGTATGAGCAGATGGGAGAGCTGTACCAGGAGTGGAACCAGAAGATAAACGTGATTTCGCGCAAGGACATGGACATGCTGGGCGTGCACCATATCCTGCACTCGCTGGGCATTGCCAAGGTGGTTGCTTTTCCGGAGCATACGGCGGTGCTGGATGTGGGTACCGGCGGCGGCTTGCCCGGTTTACCGCTGGCTGTGATGTTTCCGGAGGTGCGCTTCCACCTGGTAGATTCAATCGGTAAAAAGATACACGTAGTGAATGAGATTGCCCGCGAGTTGCACCTGCACAACGTGACCGCCACCCACACCCGTGCCGAGCAGGTGCGCGACAAGTATGACTTTGTGGTGAGCCGCGCCGTTACGCGCCTTGCCTCGTTCTGGCCCTGGATTATGAACAGCTTTAAGAAAACCGGCCTGGAAACGGAGGGCCTATACTACCTGAAAGGCGGCGACCTGCAGGAGGAGCTGGCAGAATCCGGCCTCATTACCCGCACGTTCGAGCTGAAGGATTATTTCAACGAGGAGTTTTTTGAGACGAAGAAAGTGGTGTACGTGCCGCTGAAGTAGGGGTAGGAAAATTTAATCTACAGAATTGGCTCAAGCGTCCGCTTGTGCCTCACGATGGCAGAACTATACTTGTCTTGCTTAATCTCCTTTGACATCAACCATACTACTCCTAATATTGTCATCTCGACGGAAGGAGAGATCTCTACGCTTTCCAGATAGATTTCTCACGCTGTTCGAAATGACAGTAGTGGAGCAATGTGCTTTAGCAGGCTTGTTCCTGCGCGTCGGCACAAGCGGACGCTTGTGCCAGGTAGTTCTGTTTTTGGATTAGACCTAGCCTTCCAGCAGAAACTGCACGGCCCGTTCTTCGGCATAGTTACGCTTCCGGCGGAAGCCTACGGCAAAGCCCACATGGCCCCCCTGCTCGGGCATTTCGAGGTAAAAGTTCGGATTCGCCTCGGCCTCCTGTATTGGGTAGCAGCTCGGCGAAAGGAAGGGATCGTTTTTAGCGTTTACCAGCAGCGTCGGGATGCGGATGTTCTTCAGAAACTGCTTTGAGCTGACGCGGGCGTAGTAATCTTCGGCGTTCTTGAAACCATGGATAGGCGCCGTGTAGCGATCGTCGAACTCGGGAAACGACCACTGCAGGCTGTACCCGCTCAGGTCCAGCTGGTCGGGGTACATCTGCTGTTTCTGCTCCAGCTTCTTGCCCAGCGTTCGAAGGAAGCGCTGCGTGTAAATACGCGATATCTTCTGCGCAGAGCCTTTCAGGTCAACCGGAGTGGAGAAAACAGCCACACG
Above is a window of Pontibacter akesuensis DNA encoding:
- the rsmG gene encoding 16S rRNA (guanine(527)-N(7))-methyltransferase RsmG; translation: MTAIRILLSGYFPELTEDQLQKYEQMGELYQEWNQKINVISRKDMDMLGVHHILHSLGIAKVVAFPEHTAVLDVGTGGGLPGLPLAVMFPEVRFHLVDSIGKKIHVVNEIARELHLHNVTATHTRAEQVRDKYDFVVSRAVTRLASFWPWIMNSFKKTGLETEGLYYLKGGDLQEELAESGLITRTFELKDYFNEEFFETKKVVYVPLK